Proteins encoded within one genomic window of Episyrphus balteatus chromosome 1, idEpiBalt1.1, whole genome shotgun sequence:
- the LOC129905727 gene encoding keratin, type II cytoskeletal 1-like isoform X1, producing the protein MFPGLKNSIKKNVFFRIGESGGGTSELRRQSLRLKSSPYSSPAHAMLPFDRLKKEDEEFDPGLGGSSAGDINEDDPNDDDDDDDQPCDLRLSTSAVQKIKELVSIAQQHQQQQQQQHATQSSLLSSAAAIESLQSPSIGALTAQNSASAGAGGSTYVAGIAGSIGATSNLPPITVAAAAAAAAAAAHLSPALLGYTNIKRSGSFSSATASGSAAVGGSSVAATATSLSGPSNSGGVGGGLVTSPFSGGSSSALTPGTSSSALGSNVGAAGSGGGGGGSGGTGSNSGGWGGAYTCDRCGNSYARPHSLNRHVRFECGVEPKFECPICHKKSKHKHNLVLHMRTHQNR; encoded by the exons ATGTTTCCAGGCCTCAaaaattcgattaaaaaaaatg TGTTTTTTCGAATAGGGGAATCCGGAGGAGGCACCAGCGAACTTAGACGCCAAAGTTTGCGGCTCAAATCCAGTCCATATTCCAGTCCGGCTCATGCCATGCTGCCCTTTGACCGCCTCAAAAAGGAAGATGAAGAATTTGACCCCGGTTTGGGGGGTAGTAGTGCAGGTGATATAAATGAAGACGACCCaaacgacgatgacgacgatgatgatcaGCCTTGTGATTTGCGCCTTAGCACTTCGGCGGTACAAAAGATCAAAGAACTGGTGTCCATTGCCCAACAGcatcagcagcaacaacaacaacaacatgccACTCAATCGTCGCTTCTCTCATCAGCAGCAGCCATTGAATCCTTGCAGTCTCCGTCAATAGGTGCTTTGACAGCACAAAATTCTGCCTCAGCTGGAGCCGGAGGGTCAACCTATGTAGCGGGAATAGCAGGTTCCATTGGAGCCACGTCGAATTTGCCG CCAATAACTGTGGCTGCGGCTgccgctgctgctgctgcagcaGCTCATCTCTCGCCAGCGCTACTAGGATATACTAATATCAAACGTAGTGGTTCCTTTAGCAGCGCCACGGCATCTGGCAGTGCCGCCGTGGGTGGTAGTAGTGTTGCCGCAACGGCAACTTCCCTTAGCGGGCCCTCAAACAGTGGTGGTGTAGGTGGCGGATTGGTAACTAGCCCGTTTAGCGGTGGTAGTAGTAGTGCATTAACCCCAGGCACCTCGAGTTCGGCTCTAGGCAGCAATGTTGGAGCTGCAGGTTCcggcggcggtggtggtggtAGCGGCGGAACCGGAAGCAACAGCGGTGGCTGGGGAGGTGCTTATACATGTGATCGCTGTGGCAACTCATACGCCCGTCCGCACAGTCTAAACAGGCATGTCCGTTTCGAATGTGGCGTGGagccgaaattcgagtgccccATTTGTCACAAGAAATCCAAACATAAACATAATCTAGTTCTACACATGCGAACGCATCAAAATCGATGA
- the LOC129905727 gene encoding keratin, type II cytoskeletal 1-like isoform X2 gives MFPGLKNSIKKNGESGGGTSELRRQSLRLKSSPYSSPAHAMLPFDRLKKEDEEFDPGLGGSSAGDINEDDPNDDDDDDDQPCDLRLSTSAVQKIKELVSIAQQHQQQQQQQHATQSSLLSSAAAIESLQSPSIGALTAQNSASAGAGGSTYVAGIAGSIGATSNLPPITVAAAAAAAAAAAHLSPALLGYTNIKRSGSFSSATASGSAAVGGSSVAATATSLSGPSNSGGVGGGLVTSPFSGGSSSALTPGTSSSALGSNVGAAGSGGGGGGSGGTGSNSGGWGGAYTCDRCGNSYARPHSLNRHVRFECGVEPKFECPICHKKSKHKHNLVLHMRTHQNR, from the exons ATGTTTCCAGGCCTCAaaaattcgattaaaaaaaatg GGGAATCCGGAGGAGGCACCAGCGAACTTAGACGCCAAAGTTTGCGGCTCAAATCCAGTCCATATTCCAGTCCGGCTCATGCCATGCTGCCCTTTGACCGCCTCAAAAAGGAAGATGAAGAATTTGACCCCGGTTTGGGGGGTAGTAGTGCAGGTGATATAAATGAAGACGACCCaaacgacgatgacgacgatgatgatcaGCCTTGTGATTTGCGCCTTAGCACTTCGGCGGTACAAAAGATCAAAGAACTGGTGTCCATTGCCCAACAGcatcagcagcaacaacaacaacaacatgccACTCAATCGTCGCTTCTCTCATCAGCAGCAGCCATTGAATCCTTGCAGTCTCCGTCAATAGGTGCTTTGACAGCACAAAATTCTGCCTCAGCTGGAGCCGGAGGGTCAACCTATGTAGCGGGAATAGCAGGTTCCATTGGAGCCACGTCGAATTTGCCG CCAATAACTGTGGCTGCGGCTgccgctgctgctgctgcagcaGCTCATCTCTCGCCAGCGCTACTAGGATATACTAATATCAAACGTAGTGGTTCCTTTAGCAGCGCCACGGCATCTGGCAGTGCCGCCGTGGGTGGTAGTAGTGTTGCCGCAACGGCAACTTCCCTTAGCGGGCCCTCAAACAGTGGTGGTGTAGGTGGCGGATTGGTAACTAGCCCGTTTAGCGGTGGTAGTAGTAGTGCATTAACCCCAGGCACCTCGAGTTCGGCTCTAGGCAGCAATGTTGGAGCTGCAGGTTCcggcggcggtggtggtggtAGCGGCGGAACCGGAAGCAACAGCGGTGGCTGGGGAGGTGCTTATACATGTGATCGCTGTGGCAACTCATACGCCCGTCCGCACAGTCTAAACAGGCATGTCCGTTTCGAATGTGGCGTGGagccgaaattcgagtgccccATTTGTCACAAGAAATCCAAACATAAACATAATCTAGTTCTACACATGCGAACGCATCAAAATCGATGA